In one window of Gemmatimonadota bacterium DNA:
- a CDS encoding acyl carrier protein yields MSNVEERVKDIIVEELGVEREKLTNEASFMEDLGADSLDTVELVMAFEKEFDIDIPDEEAEKLRTVGDALKYLHEKLGK; encoded by the coding sequence ATGAGCAACGTTGAAGAACGCGTCAAGGACATCATCGTCGAGGAACTCGGCGTCGAACGTGAGAAGCTCACGAACGAGGCCAGCTTCATGGAAGACCTCGGCGCGGACAGCCTCGACACTGTCGAGCTCGTGATGGCGTTCGAGAAGGAATTCGACATCGACATCCCCGACGAAGAGGCGGAGAAGCTGCGCACCGTCGGCGACGCGCTGAAGTACCTGCACGAGAAGCTCGGGAAGTAG
- the rpmF gene encoding 50S ribosomal protein L32 has product MAVPKRKTSKSRKRLRRGHHKAASVATQPCPRCTSPKLSHRVCPTCGYYRGKKMIEVEDA; this is encoded by the coding sequence ATGGCTGTCCCGAAGCGCAAGACGTCCAAGTCCCGCAAGCGGCTCCGGCGGGGGCACCACAAGGCCGCCTCCGTGGCCACCCAGCCGTGTCCGCGCTGCACCTCCCCGAAGCTGTCGCACCGGGTCTGCCCGACCTGCGGCTACTACCGGGGCAAGAAGATGATTGAGGTCGAGGACGCCTGA
- the sucD gene encoding succinate--CoA ligase subunit alpha, with amino-acid sequence MSIFIDKGTRLVVQGITGRDGSFHTRQMLEYGTQVVAGVTPGKGGQLFEGKVPVFNTVEEAVTATGANTSVIYVPPAGAAGAIFEAADAGLGLVVCITEGVPVMDMTRVLPYVRERGARLLGPNCPGLITPGAAKVGIIPGNICLPGRVGLVSRSGTLTYEVVNHLTRHKIGQSTCVGIGGDPLNGTSFIDCLRAFQDDPGTELIVMMGEIGGTDEQNAAAFVRDHVTKPVVGFIAGQTAPPGRRMGHAGAIISGSSGTAAEKIAAFEAAKIAVMRRPVDVVELVKARLK; translated from the coding sequence ATGAGCATCTTCATCGACAAGGGCACCCGCCTGGTGGTGCAGGGCATCACCGGGCGCGACGGCTCGTTCCACACCCGGCAGATGCTGGAGTACGGCACCCAGGTGGTGGCCGGCGTGACGCCGGGCAAGGGTGGGCAGCTGTTCGAGGGCAAGGTGCCGGTGTTCAACACGGTCGAGGAGGCCGTCACGGCCACCGGGGCCAACACCTCCGTGATCTACGTGCCTCCCGCCGGGGCGGCCGGCGCCATCTTCGAGGCCGCCGATGCCGGGCTCGGGCTGGTCGTCTGCATCACCGAGGGGGTCCCGGTCATGGACATGACCCGGGTGCTCCCCTATGTCCGCGAGCGCGGCGCCCGGCTCCTCGGCCCCAACTGCCCGGGGCTGATCACGCCGGGCGCCGCCAAGGTGGGCATCATCCCGGGGAATATCTGCCTCCCTGGGCGGGTGGGGCTGGTCTCCCGCTCCGGCACCCTCACCTACGAGGTGGTGAACCACCTCACCCGGCACAAGATCGGGCAGAGCACCTGCGTCGGGATCGGCGGGGACCCGCTCAACGGGACCTCCTTCATCGACTGCCTGCGGGCGTTCCAGGACGATCCAGGCACCGAGCTGATCGTCATGATGGGCGAGATCGGTGGCACCGACGAGCAGAACGCCGCCGCGTTCGTGCGGGACCACGTGACCAAGCCGGTGGTTGGGTTCATCGCGGGCCAGACGGCACCGCCGGGGCGGCGGATGGGCCACGCCGGCGCCATCATTTCGGGGTCGTCCGGGACGGCGGCCGAGAAGATCGCCGCCTTCGAGGCCGCGAAGATCGCGGTCATGCGGCGGCCGGTGGACGTGGTGGAGTTGGTCAAGGCGCGGCTCAAGTAG
- a CDS encoding ketoacyl-ACP synthase III, giving the protein MQRPFAHLAGLGVYLPSQVVTNQDFATRLETSDQWIVERTGIRERRYASPAEPVSVMARGASEAALQRAGLTAAELDAILVATASPDRPLPSTACSLQALLGAQKAAAFDLSAACSGFLYGLTVAEGLICAGQARHVLVVGGEKLTAITDQQDRSTAILFGDGVGAAIVSAGSRDGRGILSTFIKSDGRLAELLYIPGGGTLDPISEKVVRERSHYMKMAGREVFKHAVLTMAEACDEAIRRAGITPDAIDLMVPHQANVRIIDATAKHGGIPPEKVVVTVDRYGNTSAASIPMALAHAEATGRLQPGMLVLLVAFGAGFTWGSAVIRW; this is encoded by the coding sequence ATGCAGCGGCCCTTCGCGCATCTCGCCGGTCTCGGCGTCTACCTCCCGTCGCAGGTCGTGACCAACCAGGACTTCGCCACCCGCCTGGAGACCTCCGACCAGTGGATCGTGGAGCGCACCGGCATCCGGGAGCGCCGCTACGCCTCCCCGGCCGAGCCGGTGTCGGTCATGGCCCGGGGCGCGAGCGAGGCCGCGTTGCAGCGCGCCGGCCTGACCGCCGCCGAGCTCGACGCCATCCTGGTGGCCACCGCCTCGCCGGACCGGCCGCTCCCCTCGACCGCCTGCAGCCTGCAGGCCCTCCTCGGGGCCCAGAAGGCGGCCGCCTTCGATCTGTCGGCCGCCTGCTCCGGGTTCCTCTACGGCCTCACGGTGGCCGAGGGGCTCATCTGCGCCGGGCAGGCCCGGCACGTGCTCGTCGTCGGGGGCGAGAAGCTCACCGCGATCACCGACCAGCAGGACCGCTCCACCGCGATCCTGTTCGGCGATGGGGTGGGCGCGGCGATCGTCTCCGCGGGCAGCCGGGACGGACGGGGGATCCTCTCCACGTTCATCAAGTCCGATGGCCGCCTCGCGGAGCTGCTCTACATCCCGGGCGGTGGCACCCTCGACCCGATCAGCGAGAAGGTGGTCCGGGAGCGGTCGCACTACATGAAAATGGCCGGCCGCGAGGTCTTCAAGCACGCGGTGCTCACCATGGCGGAGGCCTGTGACGAGGCCATCCGACGGGCGGGCATCACGCCGGACGCGATCGACCTCATGGTGCCGCACCAGGCCAACGTGCGGATCATCGACGCGACCGCCAAGCACGGCGGGATCCCGCCCGAGAAGGTGGTCGTGACCGTCGACCGGTACGGCAACACCTCCGCGGCCTCGATCCCGATGGCGCTGGCGCACGCGGAGGCGACCGGGCGGCTGCAGCCGGGCATGCTGGTGCTGCTCGTGGCGTTCGGCGCGGGGTTCACCTGGGGCAGCGCGGTGATCCGGTGGTGA
- the fabF gene encoding beta-ketoacyl-ACP synthase II, translated as MARRVVVTGVGLVSPLGPDVESTWSGLLAGRSGAAPITKFDPARLSVRFACEVKGFDPLAYMDRKEAKRFDLFSQFALGAAHQAMTQAQLEGKVPDPNRVGVILGSGIGGMQTYEDNCAAYILKGPDRVSPFFVPMFIANMAPGLVSMRYGLKGPNYATVSACASSAHAIGESYNLIRAGTADAMVTGGSEAAITGLTVAAFSNMKAMSTRNDDPTTASRPFDKDRDGFVLGDGGAVVVLESLEHAQRRGATILAEVVGYGLSGDAYHMSAPAPEGEGAQRAMKMCLADGGLRPEVVGYINAHGTSTPQGDIAETQAVKAVFGSHAASLIFGSTKSMTGHLLGGAGALEFAVSMLVATTGKVPPTINQFHTDPECDLFCAPNTMVERAVDVAMSNSFGFGGHNVSLAVRRFMA; from the coding sequence TTGGCGCGCCGAGTCGTCGTGACCGGGGTCGGGCTGGTGTCTCCGCTCGGCCCCGACGTGGAGAGCACGTGGAGCGGCCTGCTGGCGGGCCGTTCCGGGGCCGCGCCCATCACCAAGTTCGACCCGGCGCGGCTGAGCGTCCGGTTCGCGTGCGAGGTGAAGGGGTTCGACCCGCTCGCCTACATGGACCGCAAGGAAGCCAAGCGCTTCGACCTGTTCTCCCAGTTTGCGCTGGGCGCCGCCCACCAGGCGATGACCCAGGCGCAGCTCGAGGGCAAGGTGCCCGACCCCAACCGGGTGGGCGTCATCCTCGGCAGCGGCATCGGGGGGATGCAGACGTACGAGGACAACTGCGCCGCGTACATCCTCAAGGGCCCCGACCGGGTGTCTCCCTTCTTCGTGCCGATGTTCATCGCCAACATGGCCCCGGGCCTGGTGTCGATGCGCTACGGTCTCAAGGGCCCCAACTACGCCACCGTCTCGGCCTGCGCCTCCTCCGCGCACGCCATCGGCGAGTCGTACAACCTGATCCGCGCCGGCACCGCCGACGCCATGGTCACCGGCGGGTCGGAGGCGGCGATCACCGGCCTCACCGTGGCCGCCTTCTCCAACATGAAGGCCATGTCCACCCGCAATGATGACCCGACCACCGCCAGCCGGCCCTTCGACAAGGACCGGGACGGCTTCGTGCTCGGCGATGGCGGAGCGGTGGTGGTGCTGGAGAGCCTGGAGCATGCCCAGCGGCGTGGCGCCACGATCCTCGCCGAGGTGGTGGGCTACGGGCTGAGCGGCGATGCATACCACATGTCCGCGCCCGCACCCGAGGGCGAGGGCGCTCAGCGCGCCATGAAGATGTGCCTGGCCGACGGCGGCCTCCGCCCCGAGGTGGTGGGGTACATCAATGCACACGGCACCTCCACGCCCCAGGGCGACATCGCCGAGACCCAGGCGGTCAAGGCGGTCTTCGGGAGCCACGCCGCGTCGCTCATCTTCGGCTCCACCAAGTCGATGACCGGGCACCTCCTCGGCGGCGCGGGGGCGCTCGAGTTCGCGGTCTCCATGCTGGTGGCCACGACGGGCAAGGTCCCGCCGACGATCAACCAGTTCCACACCGATCCCGAGTGCGACCTCTTCTGCGCGCCCAACACCATGGTCGAACGCGCCGTGGATGTGGCCATGTCCAACTCCTTCGGGTTCGGTGGCCACAACGTGTCGCTGGCGGTCCGGCGCTTCATGGCCTGA
- the sucC gene encoding ADP-forming succinate--CoA ligase subunit beta, whose amino-acid sequence MNLHEYQGRALFRAAGIPMPDGDVASTPSEAEAIARRVGGTVVVKAQVHAGGRGKAGGVKLAKNAAEAAEAAEKILGMAIKGLVVQRVLVVPAADIASEAYVGLIMDRATQRPVFMVSPAGGIDIEEVAAKTPEKIRRLAVDPRYGLLPHQALQLALFLYQDIAKARAAARIMEQLYQVFTGNGCSLAEINPLVTTPDGRVVALDAKISIDDNELDRRPDLALLRDESAEEPSEVQARRANLTFIKLEGNVGCVVNGAGLAMATMDLVKFYGGEPANFLDIGGSSNPDKVVNALRIITSDANVKAILFNIFGGITRTDDVANGIKTALSQFPVKVPIVVRLTGTNEAEAVKILQGIGMTALSDMDEAVQKVVALVRGAA is encoded by the coding sequence GTGAATCTCCATGAATATCAGGGGCGCGCCCTGTTCCGCGCCGCGGGCATCCCGATGCCCGACGGCGACGTCGCGTCGACGCCCAGCGAGGCCGAGGCGATCGCCCGGCGGGTCGGGGGCACCGTCGTCGTGAAGGCGCAGGTCCACGCGGGTGGGCGGGGCAAGGCGGGGGGAGTCAAGCTCGCGAAGAATGCGGCCGAGGCGGCGGAAGCCGCCGAGAAGATCCTCGGCATGGCCATCAAGGGCCTGGTGGTGCAGCGGGTCCTGGTGGTGCCGGCGGCGGATATCGCCAGCGAGGCCTACGTGGGCCTGATCATGGACCGGGCCACGCAGCGGCCCGTCTTCATGGTGAGCCCCGCCGGGGGCATCGACATCGAGGAGGTGGCCGCCAAGACGCCGGAGAAGATCCGCCGGCTCGCGGTTGATCCCCGCTACGGCCTGCTGCCCCACCAGGCGCTGCAGCTGGCGCTCTTCCTGTACCAGGATATCGCCAAGGCCCGGGCCGCGGCGCGCATCATGGAGCAGCTCTACCAGGTCTTCACGGGCAACGGGTGTTCGCTGGCGGAGATCAACCCGCTCGTGACCACGCCGGACGGCCGGGTCGTGGCGCTCGATGCCAAGATCTCCATCGACGACAACGAGCTCGATCGCCGGCCCGACCTCGCGCTGCTGCGTGACGAGTCGGCGGAGGAGCCGAGCGAGGTGCAGGCCCGCCGTGCCAACCTCACGTTCATCAAGCTCGAGGGGAACGTGGGCTGCGTCGTCAACGGCGCGGGCCTGGCGATGGCCACGATGGACCTGGTCAAGTTCTACGGTGGCGAGCCGGCAAACTTCCTCGACATCGGGGGCAGTTCCAACCCCGACAAGGTCGTCAACGCCCTCCGCATCATCACCAGCGACGCCAACGTCAAGGCGATCCTCTTCAATATCTTCGGCGGGATCACCCGCACCGATGACGTGGCCAACGGGATCAAGACGGCGCTGTCGCAGTTCCCCGTGAAGGTCCCGATCGTGGTGCGCCTGACCGGCACCAACGAGGCGGAGGCGGTGAAGATCCTGCAGGGCATCGGCATGACCGCGCTCTCCGACATGGACGAGGCGGTCCAGAAGGTCGTCGCGCTGGTCCGGGGGGCCGCATGA
- the ndk gene encoding nucleoside-diphosphate kinase: protein MLKPDAIASGKAGQIIAHIQKEGFTIRAARLTRLSEAQAARFYEVHKDRPFYKDLVWFMTSGPVLPMALERDDAVAHFRKILGATDPAEAEAGTIRKLYAESKGKNAVHGSDSPENGVREVAFFFPESEIAGLWG from the coding sequence ATGCTCAAGCCCGACGCGATCGCCAGCGGCAAGGCGGGGCAGATCATCGCCCACATCCAGAAGGAAGGCTTCACCATCCGGGCGGCCCGGCTGACCCGGCTGTCGGAGGCCCAGGCGGCCAGGTTCTACGAGGTCCACAAGGACCGGCCCTTCTACAAGGACCTGGTCTGGTTCATGACCTCCGGCCCGGTCCTGCCGATGGCCTTGGAGCGGGACGATGCCGTGGCCCATTTCCGGAAGATCCTGGGGGCCACCGACCCGGCCGAGGCCGAGGCGGGCACCATCCGCAAGCTGTACGCGGAATCCAAGGGAAAGAACGCGGTCCACGGGTCCGACAGCCCGGAGAACGGGGTGCGTGAGGTGGCCTTCTTCTTCCCGGAGAGCGAGATCGCCGGGCTCTGGGGTTGA
- a CDS encoding NAD(P)H-dependent oxidoreductase yields MPTWHRLGTREELAARAPLALKLDRQQVAVFLHEGQFRAIGNRCNHRGGPLCEGQVRGEFVMCPWHAWEYSLITGQGPPGYEAEAVPVFAIEERPDGVYLDTDPVRPRRLVRHDPHPLTVLDTRPAGGPPRVLGLSTTGMDDGNPRFSTSDHLLEAALGHARSHLGAETRLLRLRELQFRACEGNYSKAAQACTWPCAITERDPEDQLTPVYEGLVQWADVVLLATPIRWGQASALYYRMAERLNCIQNQMTIHNRCLIQRKVAAFIVTGGQDNVQGVAGQLLTFWGELGFLFPQFPFIAHTRGWDAEDMETNVRQVRASEALAGAARELAERSVELWALLDRHRAATVRPMERSGRKAQRLGGVPAAEEEASG; encoded by the coding sequence ATGCCCACCTGGCACCGCCTCGGTACCCGTGAGGAGCTCGCCGCCCGGGCGCCCCTGGCGCTCAAGCTTGACCGGCAGCAGGTCGCGGTGTTCCTCCACGAGGGGCAGTTCCGGGCCATCGGCAATCGCTGCAACCACCGCGGCGGCCCGCTGTGCGAGGGCCAGGTCCGGGGTGAGTTCGTCATGTGCCCCTGGCACGCCTGGGAATACAGCCTCATCACCGGGCAGGGCCCGCCGGGATACGAGGCGGAGGCGGTGCCGGTCTTTGCCATCGAGGAGCGCCCCGACGGCGTCTACCTGGACACCGACCCGGTGCGGCCACGGCGCCTGGTACGGCACGACCCGCATCCGCTCACGGTGCTCGACACTCGCCCGGCCGGGGGCCCCCCGCGCGTCCTTGGCCTGTCCACCACCGGGATGGACGACGGCAATCCCCGCTTCTCGACGTCGGATCACCTGCTGGAGGCCGCGCTGGGGCACGCCCGTTCCCACCTGGGCGCGGAGACCCGCCTGCTGCGGCTGCGGGAGCTCCAGTTCCGGGCCTGCGAGGGGAACTACTCCAAGGCGGCGCAGGCCTGCACCTGGCCCTGCGCCATCACGGAGCGTGACCCGGAGGACCAGCTGACCCCGGTGTACGAGGGGCTGGTGCAGTGGGCCGACGTGGTCCTCCTTGCCACGCCCATCCGGTGGGGCCAGGCCTCGGCGCTGTACTACCGCATGGCGGAGCGCCTCAACTGCATCCAGAACCAGATGACCATCCACAACCGGTGCCTGATCCAGCGCAAGGTCGCGGCGTTCATCGTCACCGGGGGCCAGGACAACGTGCAGGGGGTCGCGGGGCAGCTGCTGACCTTCTGGGGCGAGCTGGGGTTCCTGTTCCCGCAGTTCCCGTTCATCGCCCACACGCGTGGCTGGGACGCCGAGGACATGGAGACCAACGTCCGACAGGTGCGGGCCAGCGAGGCCCTCGCCGGCGCCGCCCGCGAACTGGCGGAGCGCTCGGTGGAGCTCTGGGCGTTGCTGGACCGGCACCGGGCCGCGACGGTGCGGCCGATGGAGCGGAGTGGCCGCAAGGCCCAGCGGCTGGGGGGAGTGCCGGCTGCGGAGGAGGAGGCTAGCGGGTGA
- the fabD gene encoding ACP S-malonyltransferase, which yields MCPGQGAQRVGMGKDLAERFPEARDTFARIDDALGVALSRIMWEGPEAELTLTHNTQPAILAHSAAVWAVVGERLGPTLRAAAGHSLGEYSAYVAAGALDAASAARLVRRRGELMYEAGTRRPGAMAAVLGLDTAQVEAACAEASTGAEVAVAANLNAPDQTVLSGDPAAVERAGAGCKARGAKRVIGLKVSGAFHSPLMEPAVAGLAEALAGATFADPRVPIVANASAEPVATAARARALLAAQLTAPVRWVGCMQQAAVLAPGATFVEVGPGNVLAGLLKRIVPGAPTLTLGTADDVETFLTTS from the coding sequence ATGTGCCCCGGCCAGGGGGCCCAGAGGGTCGGCATGGGGAAGGACCTGGCCGAGCGGTTTCCCGAGGCCCGGGACACCTTTGCCCGCATCGACGACGCCCTCGGGGTGGCCCTCTCCCGGATCATGTGGGAGGGCCCCGAGGCGGAACTCACCCTCACTCACAACACCCAGCCGGCGATCCTGGCCCACAGCGCCGCGGTGTGGGCGGTGGTGGGGGAGCGGCTTGGTCCCACCCTCCGCGCGGCGGCCGGCCACAGCCTTGGCGAATACAGCGCCTACGTGGCCGCGGGCGCGCTGGATGCCGCCAGCGCCGCGCGGCTGGTGCGCCGGCGCGGCGAACTCATGTACGAGGCAGGCACCCGCCGGCCTGGCGCCATGGCCGCGGTGCTGGGGCTCGACACCGCCCAGGTCGAGGCGGCCTGTGCCGAGGCCTCCACCGGCGCCGAAGTCGCCGTGGCGGCCAACCTCAACGCGCCCGACCAGACCGTCCTCTCCGGCGACCCGGCGGCGGTGGAACGCGCGGGGGCGGGGTGCAAGGCGCGCGGGGCCAAGCGGGTGATCGGGCTCAAGGTGAGCGGGGCGTTCCACTCCCCGCTGATGGAGCCGGCTGTCGCCGGCCTGGCGGAGGCGCTGGCGGGGGCCACCTTCGCCGACCCGAGGGTCCCGATCGTGGCCAACGCCAGCGCGGAGCCGGTGGCCACCGCGGCCCGCGCGCGGGCCCTGCTCGCGGCTCAGCTCACCGCGCCGGTCCGCTGGGTGGGGTGCATGCAGCAGGCGGCGGTGCTGGCGCCCGGCGCCACGTTCGTCGAGGTCGGCCCGGGCAACGTCCTGGCCGGCCTGCTCAAGCGGATCGTGCCGGGGGCGCCCACGCTCACACTGGGCACCGCCGACGACGTCGAGACGTTCCTCACCACCAGCTGA
- the fabG gene encoding 3-oxoacyl-[acyl-carrier-protein] reductase: MAHPIDLGGKTAFVTGSTRGIGRAVAGALHQAGARVAIVGRDQARAEAVAAELGERACGVACDVADGAQVEAAVAQAEQALGPVDILVNNAGITRDNLLLRMSESEWHEVLEANLTGAFHTTKAVLKGMMKRRAGRIINVTSIIGLTGNKGQANYAASKAGLIGLTKSVAKEYGSRGLLVNAVAPGFIDTDMTSALPEEARTAMLGGIVLGRFGRPEDVAGAVLFLASDLAGYITGQVLVVDGGLAV, encoded by the coding sequence ATGGCGCATCCCATCGATCTCGGCGGCAAGACCGCCTTTGTCACCGGGTCCACCCGCGGCATCGGCCGCGCGGTGGCCGGTGCGCTGCACCAGGCGGGGGCCCGGGTGGCGATCGTGGGCCGGGACCAGGCCCGCGCCGAGGCCGTGGCCGCGGAGCTCGGGGAGCGGGCCTGCGGGGTGGCCTGCGACGTGGCCGATGGAGCCCAGGTCGAGGCCGCGGTGGCCCAGGCGGAGCAGGCGCTCGGCCCGGTGGACATCCTGGTGAACAACGCCGGCATCACCCGCGACAACCTGCTCCTGCGGATGAGCGAGTCCGAGTGGCACGAGGTGCTCGAGGCGAACCTCACCGGTGCCTTCCACACCACGAAGGCCGTGCTCAAGGGCATGATGAAGCGGCGCGCCGGCCGGATCATCAACGTGACCAGCATCATCGGCCTGACCGGCAACAAGGGCCAGGCCAACTACGCCGCCAGCAAGGCGGGGCTGATCGGCCTGACCAAGTCGGTGGCCAAGGAGTACGGCAGCCGGGGCCTGCTGGTCAATGCCGTGGCCCCCGGGTTCATCGACACCGACATGACCAGCGCCTTGCCCGAGGAGGCCCGGACGGCCATGTTGGGCGGCATCGTGCTGGGCCGCTTCGGACGCCCCGAGGACGTGGCGGGCGCCGTCCTCTTTCTGGCCTCCGATCTGGCGGGCTACATTACCGGACAGGTCCTGGTGGTGGACGGCGGACTCGCCGTCTGA
- a CDS encoding DUF177 domain-containing protein, which yields MDVRQLHDGPVETEGQLAADDPLFTGLELQLEGPVRVSGRLAETGTEEFFWRAHVAGRLRGACRRCLADVVVPLEQDIEVLFSADPEAADDPAVYPVEAPVTRIDVRPAVREEVALAASTFPLCREDCAGLCPRCGTDLNTGPCGCAAPSR from the coding sequence GTGGACGTTCGGCAGCTGCACGACGGCCCCGTCGAGACCGAAGGCCAGCTCGCCGCGGATGATCCGTTGTTCACGGGCCTCGAGCTCCAGCTCGAGGGCCCGGTGCGGGTCTCGGGTCGACTGGCCGAGACGGGGACCGAGGAGTTCTTCTGGCGCGCGCACGTGGCCGGTCGGCTCCGCGGGGCCTGCCGGCGCTGCCTGGCCGATGTGGTGGTTCCCCTCGAGCAGGATATCGAGGTGCTGTTCAGCGCCGACCCGGAGGCCGCCGACGACCCGGCCGTCTACCCGGTGGAAGCGCCTGTGACCCGGATCGATGTCCGGCCGGCGGTGCGTGAGGAAGTGGCCCTGGCGGCCTCGACCTTCCCGCTCTGCCGCGAGGACTGCGCCGGCCTCTGTCCCCGCTGCGGGACGGATCTCAACACCGGGCCGTGCGGCTGCGCGGCCCCTTCTCGCTGA
- the plsX gene encoding phosphate acyltransferase PlsX — MGGDNAPQAEVEGAVQALTELPPGFVIQLVGRREAIEAELARHPGVDRSRIELHDAPDVIGMHEKPLAAIRKKPNSSLAIGLGLQKAGASDALVSAGNTGAVLVGSTLLLGLHEGVERATVASLIPSTDDPVLLLDAGATIDCSPRELVGFAWLGTIYMQDVLGRPNPKVGLLNVGEEDEKGNAAAKEAHQLLKQAAGITYVGNVEGRDIVAGHPAVGMLDIVVCDGFVGNIVLKFYESVAKLIVKLVKRESPAVLQQPEIRGVFRHLDYSEYGGAPLLGVKGVSIICHGSSSPNAFKNAIRVATQAVAHDLSAHIGAKFARREAESRP; from the coding sequence ATGGGCGGGGACAACGCCCCGCAGGCGGAAGTCGAGGGTGCCGTACAGGCCCTGACCGAGCTCCCCCCGGGGTTCGTGATCCAGCTGGTGGGGCGACGCGAGGCCATCGAGGCCGAGCTGGCCCGCCACCCCGGCGTCGACCGGTCGCGCATCGAACTCCATGATGCGCCCGACGTCATCGGCATGCACGAGAAGCCGCTGGCCGCCATCCGCAAGAAGCCCAACTCGAGCCTGGCCATCGGGCTCGGCCTGCAGAAGGCGGGCGCGTCGGACGCCCTGGTCTCCGCCGGCAACACCGGCGCGGTGCTGGTGGGCTCCACGCTGCTGCTGGGCCTCCACGAGGGCGTGGAGCGCGCCACCGTCGCCTCGCTCATCCCCAGCACCGACGACCCCGTCCTCCTCCTCGACGCCGGCGCCACCATCGACTGCTCGCCCCGCGAGCTGGTCGGCTTTGCCTGGCTCGGCACCATCTACATGCAGGATGTGCTGGGCCGCCCCAACCCCAAGGTCGGGCTCCTCAACGTGGGCGAGGAGGACGAGAAGGGGAACGCGGCGGCCAAGGAGGCGCACCAGCTCCTCAAGCAGGCCGCCGGGATCACTTACGTCGGGAACGTCGAGGGCCGGGACATCGTCGCCGGTCACCCCGCGGTCGGCATGCTCGACATCGTGGTGTGCGACGGCTTCGTCGGCAACATCGTGCTCAAGTTCTACGAGTCGGTGGCCAAACTCATCGTCAAGCTGGTCAAGCGGGAATCGCCTGCGGTGCTGCAGCAGCCTGAGATCCGCGGTGTGTTCCGGCACCTGGACTACAGCGAGTATGGCGGCGCCCCGCTGCTCGGGGTCAAGGGCGTGAGCATCATCTGCCACGGGTCCTCCTCGCCCAACGCGTTCAAGAACGCGATCCGGGTGGCCACCCAGGCCGTCGCCCACGACCTGAGCGCGCACATCGGGGCCAAGTTCGCGCGCCGCGAGGCGGAGTCCCGCCCCTGA